Within Schumannella luteola, the genomic segment ACAGCCCGGCGACCAGGGTCGGCTCGGCGATGTCGGACTGCGGGATGAGAACGCGGCCGTGGATGTCGCTCTGCGGCCACTCCTTCACGAGCCCGCGCGCGGAGTTGTCGCTGTCGGGCACGAAGTCGACCGTGTAGCCGGCGAGCGCGAGCGCGGCGGCGGTCGTCTCGCCGACCGCCGCGACCCGGGTGATCTCGGGCACCCGGATGCGCTGGCTCACCAGCACGTCCACGGTCGTCGCGCTCGTGACGACGAGCCAGTCGAAGCGGCCGAGCTCGAGCTCGCCGAGGGCGGCCGAGAGGCGGTCGGGGTCGTCGGTGCTGGCGAAGTTGATGAGCGGGGCGATCACCGGGATCGCGCCGTGGGTGCGCAGCTCGGCCGAGACGCCGTCGCCCCACTTGCCGCCGCGCGGCACGAGCACGCGCCAGCCGCTGAGCACCTTGTCGGTCACGACGCGGAACCTCCGTCGGCGATGTCGCCGTCGCCGTGCAGCGCGCCCGAGGCGCCCAACGGCGCGAGGTCGGCGGCGCCCTGCTCCAGCAGATCCTCGGCGACGAGTCGGCCGAGCACGGCGGCCGGATCCTTCTCGTCTTCGGGGTAGGCGGCGTGCGAGGCGGTGAGGTGCTGCGTGCCGTCGAGCGAGTAGACCCGCGCCGAGAGGAAGAGCAGGCCGTCTTCGAGGATGGCGTGCGCGCCGACCGGCGCCGCGCATCCGGCCTCGAGCGCGGCGAGCACGGTGCGCTCGGCCTCGACGGCCAGGCGCGACGGGCGGTGGTCGAGCTTCGCGACCTTGTGGCCCTCGCCCGCACGCACCTCGACGGCGAGCGCGCCCTGCCCGGGAGCGGTCGGCCAGTCGCTGATGCTGAGCAGCTCGCTCACCGGGTGCAGACGGTCGAGGCGCTCGAGCCCGGCGACGGCGAGCACGATCGCGTCGAGGTTCCGCTCCGGATCGTCGGCGCCGACGCGCGCGAGGCGCGTGTCGATGTTCCCGCGGATGTCGACGACCTCGATGTCGGGTCGCACGGAGGCGAGCTGGGCGCGGCGGCGCGGCGAGCCGGTGCCGACGCGCGCTCCGG encodes:
- the hemC gene encoding hydroxymethylbilane synthase; the encoded protein is MTLRIGTRGSALALAQSGQVATRLGDAQLVPISSEGDRTQAAGTPLAQLGGTGVFVTNLRQALLAGEVDVIVHSLKDLPTAPAEGLEIAAIPKRADARDAFIGRDGVKLADLPAGARVGTGSPRRRAQLASVRPDIEVVDIRGNIDTRLARVGADDPERNLDAIVLAVAGLERLDRLHPVSELLSISDWPTAPGQGALAVEVRAGEGHKVAKLDHRPSRLAVEAERTVLAALEAGCAAPVGAHAILEDGLLFLSARVYSLDGTQHLTASHAAYPEDEKDPAAVLGRLVAEDLLEQGAADLAPLGASGALHGDGDIADGGSAS
- a CDS encoding uroporphyrinogen-III synthase yields the protein MTDKVLSGWRVLVPRGGKWGDGVSAELRTHGAIPVIAPLINFASTDDPDRLSAALGELELGRFDWLVVTSATTVDVLVSQRIRVPEITRVAAVGETTAAALALAGYTVDFVPDSDNSARGLVKEWPQSDIHGRVLIPQSDIAEPTLVAGLSKLGFAVEFVSAYRTVGIPVADAVKQEVAAGGIQAVLVSSGSVARQVAEQLTPLPDSVIVACIGPRTAFDARAAGLPVHIIAEERSARSLIDALLDYAENG